The proteins below come from a single Fusarium verticillioides 7600 chromosome 3, whole genome shotgun sequence genomic window:
- a CDS encoding alcohol dehydrogenase, whose protein sequence is MAQSIPKTVKQWTIPSRDGKDFSGLKFSEKSVPELGDGQVLVKIQGASLNYRDLILPLGKYPFPAKDGVVPGSDGAGTVLAVGKNVTRFRPGDKVVTLFNQGHIGGSLDQLSIQTGLGGVTDGTFRTVGAFDEHGLVPMPSNLDFHEAATLTCAGLTAWNGLYGLEGKKLLPGQWVLTQGTGGVSIFAVQFAKAAGAKVIATTSSAEKAKLLEKLGADHIINYRETPEWGAKAKELTGGAGVDHIIEVAGPASMKQSLNAIKIDGVISIIGFVGGTGKNDPGFLDCLSNLCTTRGLLVGSRTQMEDMCRAIEANPDKLRPIVDPKIFSLEQLREAYEYQWSGKHQGKVCVKIE, encoded by the exons atggctcaatCTATCCCCAAGACTGTCAAGCAATGGACCATCCCCTCCCGTGATGGAAAGGACTTTAGCGGTCTGAAGTTCAGCGAGAAGTCTGTTCCCGAGCTCGGTGACGGCCAAGTCCTCGTCAAGA TCCAGGGCGCTTCCCTCAACTACcgcgatctcatcctccctctCGGAAAGTACCCTTTCCCCGCCAAGGACGGCGTCGTCCCCGGCTCCGATGGCGCCGGCACTGTCCTCGCCGTCGGCAAGAACGTCACCCGCTTCCGCCCCGGCGACAAGGTCGTCACTCTCTTCAACCAGGGCCACATCGGCGGTTCTCTCGACCAGCTCAGCATCCAGAccggtcttggtggtgtaaCTGACGGAACTTTCCGCACCGTCGGTGCCTTTGACGAGCACGGTCTTGTCCCCATGCCCTCTAACCTCGACTTCCACGAGGCTGCTACTCTTACCTGCGCTGGTCTCACTGCCTGGAACGGTCTGTACGGtcttgagggcaagaagctcctccCTGGCCAGTGGGTTCTCACTCAGGGTACCGGTGGTGTTAGCATCTTTGCTGTTCAGTtcgccaaggctgctggtgcAAAGGTCATCGCTACTACCAGctctgctgagaaggccaagcttcttgagaagcttggtgctgaCCACATCATCAACTACCGCGAGACTCCTGAGTGGGgagccaaggccaaggagctcacCGGCGGTGCTGGTGTCGACCACATCATCGAGGTTGCTGGCCCTGCATCCATGAAGCAGtccctcaacgccatcaagatcgacgGTGTCATCTCAATCATCGGCTTCGTTGGCGGCACTGGTAAGAACGACCCTGGCTTCCTCGACTGCCTTTCCAACCTCTGCACCACCCGAGGTCTGCTTGTTGGAAGCCGTACTCAGATGGAGGATATGTGCCGTGCTATTGAGGCCAACCCTGATAAGCTTCGACCTATCGTTGAccccaagatcttctctctGGAGCAGCTTCGTGAGGCTTATGAGTACCAGTGGTCTGGCAAGCACCAGGGTAAGGTCTGCGTCAAGATTGAGTAA
- a CDS encoding catalase: MEGNHDIVGLSFVTQATFSVHCQLTIVQPVFFCRDPIQGSDVVRSQYRNPANFLDHDALFNLLANTPEANHAGLMFYSDHGTPQGWRFNHGYGCHTFNEAMQMCGEDPDYSKRDLWEATENGEEIEWTAHVQVMDPRQADLDKLGFDPFDFSKVWPQSQFPMKEFGRLVLNKNPENFHRDVEQAAFSPGSMVPGIEDSPDPLLQFRMFFYRDTQYHRIGVNLYQIPVNCPFMAKSYASLNFGGQMRVDANHADNKQYAPNSFAHKFRPDVAETPYQVSDNIASRFSHYWHEGKKNEYDQAKDLWTRVMTKGLHRVKFPEIQSKYLAQVYNISEDYAQGIYDLLDQPQFEFSKVKELAETAQEWYKEPKFRPGPGSKLAGYPPSSAVYQA, encoded by the exons ATGGAGGGAAACCACGACATTGTCGGCCTCAGCTTCGTCACTCAAGCTACCTTCTCTGTCCATTGCCAACTAACCATAGTTCAgcccgtcttcttctgccgCGATCCCATTCAAGGATCAGACGTCGTCCGCTCTCAATACCGCAACCCAGCAAACTTCCTCGATCACGACGCcctcttcaatctcctcgcCAACACTCCCGAAGCTAATCACGCAGGCCTCATGTTCTACAGCGATCACGGAACTCCCCAAGGATGGCGCTTCAACCACGGCTACGGCTGCCACACCTTCAA TGAAGCTATGCAAATGTGCGGTGAAGACCCTGACTACTCCAAGAGAGATCTTTGGGAGGCTACCGAGAATGGTGAGGAGATTGAGTGGACGGCTCATGTGCAGGTCATGGATCCTAGACAAGCGGATCTTGATAAGCTTGGGTTCGATCCTTTTGATTTTTCAAAGGTTTGGCCGCAATCGCAGTTTCCGATGAAGGAGTTTGGAAGATTGGTGCTGAACAAGAACCCTGAGAACTTCCATCGCGATGTGGAACAAGCGGCTTTTTCGCCTGGCAGCATGGTTCCTGGTATCGAGGACTCGCCTGATCCTCTCCTTCAGTTCCGCATGTTCTTCTACCGCGACACTCAGTATCATCGCATCGGTGTCAATCTGTACCAAATCCCCGTCAATTGCCCCTTCATGGCCAAGTCATATGCATCCCTCAACTTTGGCGGGCAGATGCGCGTTGATGCCAATCACGCGGACAACAAACAATATGCCCCCAACAGCTTCGCTCACAAGTTCAGACCTGATGTTGCAGAGACGCCGTATCAGGTCAGCGACAATATCGCAAGCAGGTTTAGTCACTATTGGCatgagggcaagaagaatgaaTATGACCAAGCGAAGGATCTGTGGACGAGGGTTATGA CCAAGGGTCTTCACCGCGTCAAGTTTCCCGAGATCCAG AGCAAGTACTTGGCACAGGTGTACAACATCTCGGAGGATTATGCACAGGGCATTTATGATCTTCTGGACCAACCTCAATTTGAGTTCTCCAAAGTCAAGGAACTGGCTGAGACTGCGCAGGAGTGGTATAAGGAGCCCAAGTTCAGGCCTGGTCCTGGATCAAAATTGGCTGGATATCCTCCGTCTTCGGCCGTTTACCAGGCATAA